TATATTTACTTTGTTGGCGtatgtttatgtacatgtatCGGCACGAGGCCAATCAGTGAAGATGAGAGGTGAGATTTGAacgttggttctctccttccaccatgtatcTTTTGGAGATTGAAGTCTTATAGCAGACctctttcctcactgagccatctcaccagacctgGCCTCAGACATCTTATTTAGTCTCTTTAGAAGATTCAAGAGCAAAGATTGCCTTTGTTCCAGTAGTGTCTTAGAAATAATATTTAGCTTGTTTGAGACTAACTAGTTAAATCTCTCCCTAGCTAGGGCTCGGGTAATATACCCACCATGACATAAATGAGAGGAGAGATCTCAATACCTCCTATCACCAGTGGTTTCATAGAAACTACAAAAAAGTCCCTACATTCTGGCACACAGCAAATGTCCCAAAGGAACCCATTCCACATTGTCACAGCATGCTCTCTATGTGTGTATTATTCTCCAAATAGCACTACAGTTATTTCCCTTAAAATACAACCAGTTAGGAAAGGACTCAGAAGAGAGCCCAGAAGGAAAGCAATTAAGGGGTATTGTCATTATGTCAGGTAAATAGGTAATATACACATAGACTGATTACAaggtttttttcatttatgtgtcaTAAGATTATCCATAGATACAAAAAGTCATTTATTGAAGAGGAGCTATAGTCAAAGTATATAAGATACTTGAAAACAACATGTCTGTGGAAAAATCAACAATATGCAGTGGATAAAATGATGCTGAATGGCAGAGAGCACAGTGttccttcttttgaaaattttctgtttgGCTCTACAGCTCAATTTTCATGAGGctgcttattttctttatgtttgggTATTTTTAAAGTCCTTTATACATTCTATATAACAGTCCTATCATGTGAGGAGCTTTGTAccaataaaattttgaaaaaagaaaagaagcaatgcCAATACATAATTTTACAAATTCATAAATCAGAATAAAATCACGACTATTGGGGAAACATGTGCTGAACTGGAGATCATTATGCCAAGGGAAATACACCAGGGTCAGAAAGAATGTTGCCTGCTTTTTCCCCCACATATGGAGAGTTGGTGAggtaggtgtttgtgtgtgtgtgtgtgtgtgtgtgtgtgtgtgtgtgtgtgttatggaacTAAAAGGAGATTTTATTAAGAAGAACAGGACACATTTAGAGGTGTGGAAAAAGAGGGAGGGTAAAGGAATTCATGAGATGCAAAAGTAAAAAGGAGTGAAGGACAGAGATGAAACCAGCAGTTGCCTTGAGAATGGGGCACACACTGTTAAAACATgatgaaaaataacaaagtatGACGTGCATGGAATGCCTTAATGAAACTCTTTTCTGACAAAGCCCATCTTTTCAAACAAGGCCTTTGATTTGCAGAAACAAGATATggtcagagaaagaataaaataaaaacaatatatctTTAGAATTgattattgtttttcttaagtCAGCAGAATGAAACACAAACATTGCCATTCCAGAACAAGATGGAACTGCACCGATACTTAGCTGATGAAGACTGAGAAGTTTGATGTGATACACTCTAGTGCATTCTCGTGTGCCAGTTACTCTGGCCTGAATTTTCATCTACTAAGTGCTTTGGTCAAAGCAAGTCTCATTTCTCAATCTCTCaggcattcatgtgcacatacctttccccccaaataaaaatagaaaaaagagaaatggctAACATAACAATTTTTGTTAtatgtgatgtggtgtgtatgtatctgtgcattcatgtttatatgtgtgggagtgtatatgtgtttaagtgaatgtacatatataatgaaTGTGAAGGCCTGAAAATAAGATGCTCATCAATCACTCTCTGCTTTAGCAAACATAAACTCTCAATGTAACCTAAGCTCACCAATTCAGGTAGTCAAGCTGAGTAACCTTCTTCAAGACGTTTTGTTCTGCCTCaggagttctgagattacaggtggggTTTTAGTGAATTCTTCCCATCAGAACCCAGTTCTCATATTTGGACAGCAGGGGATGATTTGTTGACGTAACCACCTCCTTATTCCCTCagatttaataatttaatgtgttaaaaagtataattaaatGAACTCTTGCAAGGGTAAAGAGGGAAAAATCTTGATCACCCAGTTactggacaaacacacacacacacacacacacacacacacacacacacacacacagagagagagagagagagagagagagagagagagagagagaaatgcatacaaacacacacacacaagaatttgcacacacaaactcagacaggcagatgcacacacatgcacagacactggcacaggcacagacacacacacaaacacacacacacagacacacatgtgcacacatgcagacataaatgcttacaaacacatacacacatgcatgtacatacacagactcagacaggcagacacatacacatgcattggcacaggcacagaaaacacacacacacacacacacacacacacacacacaaacacagtcacagagaaaatgctccaggaaatatttttttctaagaatgtattgcctgcatgtatgtttgagATTATTTGATTATAGTTCCTACAGATGGAAGAAAAGGTTTGAATCCCATGAACTTGAGTCACAGATAGTTATGAACCACTCTATGAGCAATGGGAGTCAAAATCCAGGTCTCTGCAgagagagcagccaatgctcttaaccactgagtctccTGTTGTAGTGAGATACAAAGTGAAGCCTAGTCTTTGCTGTGCTGAGAAATTATTTAGAGACTGTGTGAACCTTGGAAAAATGTTGTCTCTATGGAAAGTCTGCACTTGGTGAAATGTGAGAGCTTACAGCTGCACAAATCTTGGTCCTAAGACATTTGTGGTAAATTTGGGGCTTTTATTTATGATATGACTAGCCATGGTCAAAAGGGACGGAGATTTGTGTATGTTGTCTGCTCTCTCAGGCATCAAGGGCGAGATAACTTTGGTAGCTGGAATCTTTTCTGGactcatttaattttgtttaatgaTTGAATAAAAGTAACTGGAGTGAGCTAGTCAAGGTCAGTCTTATTTTCCTCCAAGGCTGAACCCCTCAGCTCCTTTGGAAAATAAAGGTTTAGCATCTTGGTGTGCTTTCCACTGCTTCACGTATGAACAACATCAATTTTTGATTTCTCTACCACTCAAGGCTACATTACATTCTCAActttagaaaaacatattttcaaaaaggGTAGCTGAGCGTTCAGCTGCCTGTTGGGACTTCAAAGCAGGGAGAAGCAAAATGCTctgctgtatttttaaatgtttttgttttgaggtgcTATGGGATTGAGCCCATGGATCTGATTGGCCCAGTGCACAAGTCTTCAGCTTTGGTAGAGGATTTCCGTGATGCCTGTGTGCCGGGATTTCAGGTGTGTAGAAACAAGGCTGGCTAGTGAAATTTTAAATGATGACATGAATCGATGGCTTCACCTTCTCATGTTATATCTTTATAGAATTTACAAACAGCAGCAGAAAATCATGTTTGAAAACAATACAGAGTGTTCTTAGTCACTGCATCCCTGATTATTGTGAATGTGAACCAACAAAACTCAGCAAATAGTGTATGAGCTTTTGCAAAGCATGAATTAAAAGGCATATATCCATTTGGTCaaaacacatactttaaaaatacagccCTCAGGCAAAGGAAGACactaaaacaaaactagaaaattaAGCTGTTTTTTGTGTTAGAAATGAGTCTGAGCATCTCAAGGCAAAAATTCTACTTCTGTGGAAACAAGCATAGCTGTGCCAAGTCCATCACACAAGTACATCCAGCAAGGGTCTCATGAGGACtatgtttataaagaaaaagtgGCTGTATTTCAAAAATCACCTCAGACACTTACAACAGTGGCTAAGTCAAAACAATGCAGTTtacaaatagaatatatatttttgagcACCAAAATGAAACCTCCAGTTCAGGAAATCtattgctctcttctggcttttgtgaacACTGCATATAGATGGAGAACAGACTAACATTGGAACAAAACACCTccacacaaagtaaaaacaaatacgTCTTCTTTTAAAGGGTCGAGTGGAACCATTTCTGTCGATGTTATCCCTCCCTGTATCACACCtagtaaaagagaaagagatgatttCCTTTACCTATGTTTAAGAGATAACACCTGAGATCAACCCAATGTAGTCATGGTTTTAAAGTGActaacctaacctaacctaacctaGCATGCTGCACATCAGTTTTTAGTGTTACTAATGGTTTGTTCTGAAGTCCTGGGAGTCAACACCAGTTTCATACATGCTTAGCAAGTGTTTTGTAACCCAGCTACATCGCTAGTCCTGCTAGCTATCCTTGAAGCCTTTGCCTGTGTCCTGTGATGTACAGTGAAAGCACCAGGCTCACTGGAATCAGGAGGaaccagagaacacagagaagacagagaatcCTTCTCTGTACAATCGCTACAGAGTAGAAATTTGGAAAGCTTCCAGTAGGAAGGAATGGAACATGGATTTGATGAGGCTAATTCCTGTTCTGCAAGAAGGGAATGGGGTGGGACTGGGGAGCTGGGAGTGatgtctcagtggataagagAACTTATTGTTCTTCCAAAAAAGttgggttcagttccaagcacacTCATACTGGTTCACAGATTCTGGTAACCCCAGTTTCCTGGATCCAGTGCTCTCTTGTGGCCTCCAGGTAAACCATGTATGCATGTCATGCGCAAACAGATATAAAGACAAAGCACCCATTAGTTTGTTTAATAAAGAAGGGAATGAGGAGAATGATTGTGGCGGGTGTAGTAACAGAAAGCACAAGGAACTTGAGACATTTAAACCTACTTATTCACATCTCCCTACCCCTCTCTCCCAGTCTGGTCTCTCATTCCTTAAAAATACCAGACATCCAGGGCTGAGGAGTTGGCTCCAAGTTTACAAACCTCAAGAAGATCTGGAATAAGGATCCAACATTCCATGCAGGCACAGCAGCCTGCTTGTaactcagagaaagaggataccAAAGCAAGGTGAATTGCAAGACTCTCTGCTTCTGCAAGCTCTGGTATAATTTAAAGGCCCTGTGCTGGCTTAAATGAGAATGGTGCTgcgtaggctcatatatttgaatgtttggttccccaGGGGGTGAACTGTCTTAGAAAGATTAGGAAATGTGTGTTATTGGGGAAGATGTGTCACAGAGGaagggctttgagatttcagaggCTCACACTATTCCTAgtcttctctcttctgccctgtgcCTATGGAGGATGTGTTACCTATCAGATACAGTTACATTACCATtcttgcttgcctgctgccatgctctctaaCATAACTCTAACACCGTGGAACCCTGAGCCCCCAATTTAAACACTTTCCCTTAGAGTTGTCTTTGACAGGGTGTCTTGCCATGgcaataaaaagtaactaaggcagagCTTCAGTCAGTTAATGtataagaaggaaaaatgttGGACTTCTACTCACACAAGACTACATGTAAACAGATACACCCCCaaacatacacgcatgcacagaaGAAactatgtacacacatgaatgcTCAGAAAAACACCCAGAAACCCAAGTTGGCTTTTCACCTTCTGATTCCTATTATCAGTGGTCACATGCCTGTCTATGCTGGGTAGTAGACACCAGTTGTGAGGGGGGGGGTGTGGAATAAAAGAACTGAGCCAAAGCCAGACCTACCTTTCCATACTTGGCTTTATGGTCTTAATCAACTGTGAACCCTTTCGCAGTATGCACCTCTTCTGACCACACCCTGTCCTTGCATTGTGAAGCCAAGGCAGGCAGTGTGATCTCATAGATATCCTGATGTACCTCTCTCCCACTTTGCTCTTCGTGGTCCTGGCTGGGCCTCTTCTTCCTGCACCCGAGTAAAGTTGTCAACTTCATCAATTAGCCTCACCAAAGGCACTTCCAAAGATGGATGTAAATGGCCCCAAGTACTGGGAGCCCAACAGGTCCTTTGATCTGAACTCTCACCCAACCTCAGTAAACAAGAATTTGCTACAAGAACTCTGTGGCATGGTTGGTAAAAAGATACCATCAAAGATGTGCGCCATTGTCATAGACGTGGGTACTGGCACATGTAAGATAGGCTATGCTGGACAGACTCAGCCCATCTACATTGTGGCCAACGTTGTGGGCTGCCAGTCCAAGAAACAAGCCACCATGGGGCAGTCCAAAGTGCAAACGTTCATTGGTGAGGCAGCCCATGCTTGCCCACAGTTAACCCTGATGCAACTGGTTTGTAATAAGATTGTGGTGGACTGGGAAGCTGCTGATCTCATCTGTTGCCACATCCTAGAAAATGACCTCCAAGTGGCCACCCTGGACCATCCTCTGTTGTTCACCGATCCACCCTTCAACCCTGCCTGCAACAGTGAGAAGCTGGTGGAAGTTTTCGAGTCTCTATACTCCCCTGCCATATATGTTGCCTTCCAATCCGTGCTGTCAGTCTATGATAATGGGTGTGTTAATGGGCTGGTGTTAGACACTGGCCACAGGGTCAGCTACACAGTTCCAGTCCTTCAAGGCTACAATCTACCCAATGGCATCCAGCGCCTGGGCCTAGCTGGCCACAATTTGACTACCTTCTTGGCAGAGAAAATCTTGAGATCTAGCTTCCTGCTTaagaagaaagacacagacattGTGGAGAGCATCAAGCACCAATTCTGCTATGTGACCTCAGATTTCCAGAAGGAGCAAGGGCACCCTGATGCCAAATTCCAGCGATGCCTGAAGCTGCCAGATGGACAGATGGTCACAGCGGGGAAGGAGCTCTTCCAGTGTCCTGAGCTATTATGCCATCCCCCAGAGACCTTGGGACCTTCATCCTTGGGCCTCCACAGCATGGTGGAACAGAGCCTATGCTCCATGCCTCAGGAGTTGCGGGCCGACATGGAACAAAATGTGCTGTTGTGTGGAGGCTCTTCTCTGTTCCCTGGATTTGAAAGTCATTTCAAGGATGAGCTGCAGCGCTGTCTTTGTCCACAGGACCAAGTGTTTGAGGCTGCCCACCCAAATAGGAACCTCTCGGTGTGGATTGGGGGATCTATTCTGGCCTCATTGTGTGCTTTCCAGTCCCGCTGGATCCTGCGGGAGCAGTATAATAAACAAGATCCCAATATAGTGCACCGCAAGTGTTCTTGATTCAACACAGGGTGGGGAGGTGTGTGGGAATAAAGATTCCTTAGGGAGCAAGTTCTGTCTTAACAAATGCTCCATTCTTCTCCATCCAACCCAGGAACATCATACACAAACTCACTTGCAGACCAAGGAAACTGGGACTTGAACCTCACACCTTTCTGTATGAAATCTGACCTAAAGCTCCTCTCGTAAGCCACTCTCTAGACACCCTAATTCTCACTCATTCCTCACAACAATTTCTAACACAATACCTTTCTCTAGTCTCATCAATCCACCCTCTTGGGATCAGATCACTACCTCACTTGCCCACCCAAGGCATCCTCAAGGTTGGGGAGATACACACCCACAGACTGTAGCATTTgttactgattttcttttccttttccctcccttccttccttctttcttttcttccttccgtccttctttgctttgtttttgagacagagtttctctgtggagtcatggctgtcctggacttactatgcagaccaggctggcatggaacttacAGAGTCTGCCTGCTtcggcctcctcagtgctgggattataggcatgtgccaccatacctgctgTTATTAGTTTTCTTAACTGTCCTTCTGACTGGTGTTTGGTGGAAACAAAATGATTTGCATTACATCTTTGGAAAATTGTTAGTTCATTATCCTCCTTAGTTACCAGattatctgattttttaaatttgttattgtTTAGTCTTCTGAGTTCTTGATATATTCTAGGCATTAGTCCTCTGTTAGATGTATAATGTGCAAAGACTTTCTTCTATTCTGAGGGGGCACTTATTGACtcaattgcttttttttgttattttgatataCAGAAAACTTTGTAGCAAATCTTCTCCTATGcctatataaaacatatttactCTATTAATTTTTTGAATGCGTTGCCTGCATATTTTGTGTCCATTACATACCTACCTGATGCCCATGAAGTTCAAGAAAGAGCAAAAACTCCCCTGGCATTGAATTTATCGATAGTTGCAAGTCACTTTGTGTTTGCTGGAAACTGATCCCAGTTCTTCAGCAAGAGCAAAAATTGCTCTCAACCCAAGCTTTCCTTAAGCAGGTTAACGTTGTCTGCTTCTCAGTGAAGGTCTTTCGTTGTCTTTGGTGGTCAGAATTAATAAGAATCTAAGTCTTGTACATGCATCCATTTAGTATTACTgctagatttcttttattttatgtgtatgagcgttttgcttgtataaatgtatgtacaccatgacagtccctggtgcccacaaaagatggaagagggagtcaaatcccctggaactggagttatgagccactatgtgagtgCTGAAAATTAACCTAGGATCTTCTTAACAAACACTGTTTATCTCTGAGAATGTCTCTAGCTCTCACCCCTTCTTTGGGACAAGGTTTCACCGcctagccctggctgacctggaactccctttACAGATAaagatggtctcaaactcacacagatccgtgttcatctgcctcctgagtgtgggaacTAAAGGTCCCTGCCAGGACACCTGGTTCAGTTATTCAGTTTTAATCTTTTGTTACACAGGCTGTCATAGAGATGGGTGGCATTTACAGTGAAACACCATCTATTAGCTCTGAACATAGCCACTgcatacatgaactcacagcagctttTGAATACATACACAAGACTTGCACAAGATACAGCTATAATGAGATTAGAAGAAAAAATCTTACCCCGAAATAGAATGAGAGTTCACACATTAAACTAGGGTTATTTCCAGCTACTATTAGACACAGAGTACCAAAATTGTTTGGTAGTTCCTAATGAAAAGCTGTGGTTTTAAGATCCATGTTTTCCTTCAATAGAAATATGACAACTGCAGAAAGTTTTGATCATCATAGTCATCTAAAATTCAAACAttctaaaaaatattattttaataatattttattctcttgtcAATTGTTCAAACTGTGTCTCTTATGGTAGATTTAACATTGAAGGTTATTATGTGATATGCATAAAGAGATCTCGTATCATCTCTTCTCACATATCATTCTCTGCTTGTAGGTTCTTGTAAGTCTGACATCTTAACTGTACATCAAAGAGCAACATCCTAATGCAGAGtccttaaaatattcttttctcattttttgtaGATGTTATGCTATGTCAGTTATTtatatgtcagtgtgtgtatgtatgtgtgtgtgtttgtgtgctttggGCTTGTTTTTTGCACATGTGAGTTCAGGTAACCATGtgtcagagaagaggacatctTATGCTTTGCAATATTGTCACACGGGGTTGTTGATATCATTTTTCCAGGACTGAGTATTAAATCATGTCTTATTAAAGAGCAGGGTATGAaattaactgctgagacatcaaTCCATCTTCTTTAGTGTTCTTTCTGTATACTGAGCCAACTCTCTCTAAGTTCAAATCTTCTAACTCGTTTGATAATATAAGGATTCCTTTGCCTTCCCCCTGCAAGGAGGAacattgttttgctttcatgtgaaAACCTAAGTTCACTCTCCCACAAACTTCCTCAAATTTTTAATGACCATTCAATAGGCATAAAAATCATTCATCCAGATATTAAAATAAGAACTTTGACTTtatttagaatgtttttttttattttagacaataAAAGAACATTTCTACTCTGCACTGTGCCCCAATAGTGATAATTTGTGATATAAGTGGATGAGTGCAAGATTATCTGGAAGATGTAGACAACTGTAGTAGCCATGATACTGCTATATAACATGATTAGAGGAAACAGTGAGAATCGTTCTAAAAATAGATAGATCTTGTACTATACCCCAATATTTGTTGGTTATGTACCAACTTTATATTTGTTGGTTAGAATTAATTTACCAGTCAGAATTTCTGTCCCAATTCAAAACtcagcccatgggagagagccagccaccaacactattaatgatactctgctctgttACAGAGAGGAGCCCTGATGAGTTGTTTTGAATGGCTTCACCCAGAAATGATTCAAAATGAATGCTGAGACTTATAGACAAATACTGAGTTATAAATAAGCAGTCTTGTAGGACAGTTGAATAAAGGAGAAAAGTATCTTCAGGTATCAGAAGACCTGATAGACGATCAACAGAGAtgactaaccaaggcccagaggggcaTAGTGAGAAGGAAgtaacaaccaaggaccatatatgacTGGAACTATGGTTCCTACATACATGTAGATGATGGGCAACTCAGGTTTCATATAAGTTCTCAAGTTAGAGGCCTGGAGGCTGCACCTGACAAGGACTATGTTGCCAgacatttgatcacttcctcttggcctTCCTAGGCCATAGATGAAACGGATATGAtcagtcctaatgcaacttggtgagctagggtggatgggaagaggagCTTAAATTATCTGAGGAATAAGGGCGAGGtgaatggggagagggagggaggatatggctcaaagaagagaagagatcCAGTTTACAaacaggatataaagtaaatatattaatttcaaaAAGTTTCACAAAATATGATTTTAGGAAAATGATTTCTCTCTGATCTTTGGAAGAGAAATTGTGTGTGGCATGAAGAAAATAATGTAGCACTTGGGAACAAAGATGCACACCAGCATTCCTGCACTGGAagccaagatgaaaaaaaatctccacagcCACCATGACCTTGCCCTTGGTGTTGTGGTAGACAGGGAAGAAAGTGATCCAAACTGTGCAAAACACCAGCATGCTGAATGTCAagaacttggcttcattgaatgtGTCAGGCAGGTTCCTGGCCAAGAAAGCCACAGTGAAGCTTCCCAGAACCAGGCAGCCTAAGTAACCTAGGACACAGTAAAATGCTATAACTGAACCCTTGTGGCAGACAATGATGATGTGGCCATGCTCAGAGTCTGCTTCATTATCAACAAAGGTAGGACAAGCTCCTAGCCaaactgaacagagaaaaatTTGGATGAGTGTACAGAGAGGAATGATGTAGTTATGTGTTCCTGAAACCAGAATTTACCTCATCCTTCTTGCAGGAGCTGTGACATTGAAAGCCAGAGGCACTGTGATTCTTTTGACCAACACAGTGAAAATAGCCACAGtgaatacaattccaaatgtgattTGCTGCAAAATGCAAGTGGCTGAGTTTGCATGGCCAATGAAGAACAAGGAGCAAAGGAAATGGAACATGAGTGACATGAGTAAGATATAGCTCAGAGAGTGATTATTGGCCTTCATGATGTCAGTGTCATTGTGTTTCAAAACTACCCCAAGAACCagagctgtgagggcagagaaacacatggccattAAGGCCAGAAACATGCCCAAGGGGTCTTCATAGCTTAGAAATATCACATATTTATGGATGCAGTGATTCTTCTCCATGTTGGCGTACTGGTcctctggacacttcacacactgatCCATGTCTGattgagaaaggaaagatttgttAGTACAGCTTCAGGAGTTTATTGCCAAGACATTTCAATAAGTCTGTTGTAGAAGCTATGAAATACCTGCATTTTCTTGCTCACTACATAATTGAAGGATGTTGCTGTATAGAAAagcttatatttattaatttttatgtttacagggaacaaaaccaaaccatcatTTTTTTGTTAAATGTGTTGATGAGAACATTTATCATATGTTCATAAAACACAGCTTTCTTACATTAATCTGCACGCTATCATGAAGTGACTTTGTCTGGTAAATTCATAAAATCTAAAATCACTAAGCTCGGTGGGGCTGAGTGTGTTTTAAAATCACCAATCCCATACATTTGTTGTCCCCTAGTTCATCGATTGTTTAATTAATGCTGTCTTTATGAGAGATGGATACTGTATTCTATTTGGACAAGACCTATAATAGCTTTTCTTGTTTAAATTGACCAACCAAATATATGGatataaaagaaacagtaaaagaaataatctggattggggtttttgtgtgtgtatgtgtgtgtgtgtgtgtgtgtgtgtgtgtgtgtgtgtgtgtgtgttgtgtgctcaCATTGGTGTGTCCATATAAAAGAAGCAGTTGAGCTTATAAATTTGGTAATGATTTGATTTATATGGGGGAAGTAGGAATGTGAGTGTGagaagtaaaatttatataaatgctatattaatgtttgaaaattgtaaaaattataattaataccTCCTTATTTATGTTGTCATCAGGTTGTACAGACAATGAATTCCTGAGTCTTGATCATGAGAATCCTTAACCCTATCACTGACGGTAGTAACCTATACAGACTGAGCAGTACACAGTCTTTCATCTTGATCTCATCTTCATGGAAGACATCCTAGACCTTGCTACATCCCTAATTTCAATCTGTATAAGACCCAGCCTCAGAATATACTCTggcataaaatatatattgagaAAGGGCATGAACAAAATGTAGTAAGAACCATTAAGCAAGAATGGGGGGCCCAGAATTTTTTGTGTTGTGCAAAATACATCACTCACAATATGATTTTCTCAAATGACAACTTCAGGTAATTTGATAGCAATTGTGTTTATTCATTTGATAATTTAAGGGACTTATGATGTTCCTcgggtttttaaaatttttttatgtaaaacaaTAGATTTCTGGACAACTGTAATTAATTCGCTGAAAGAGCTAAAAATTTTGTTTATCTGTGAAGAGAACGTTCTGCTCTttcagaaaacctgagttcagttcccagcacctatgtgagGTGCCTCCAACTACAACTATAGCATTCTTAGTTGTCTCTCATCTGCACCTGCCCTTGAGAACACACAACCTTCCAAATCACACATaacatgaataaagaaataataaaaatgtttttgtagtAGTTATTGATGCAACTACCCTTAattctacttatttttatgtttaaaacaaTTATATTACAGTCTGTTTAATAATTTTGGAGTATATTGGAATGCATAAATGTCAGAAGTCATTTTCTAGGAGTTGTTTGACACCTCTTGCTATATGGATCCTTTGGATGAATTACAGTCATAATTCTTAGTGGCCAAAaatttaaatgctgagccatctcactggccgtAATTGTGTTTTAAGAACTTTCATTTCATTACAGAGTATTAAAGCAAAGTATGAAAAAACTGTTCATTGGCCATTTTCATTTAGCCAAGAATAAGCATATCATTTGACTAAGGATCTCTGTAGGTGACAATAAAACTTTAATATTTGTGACTAATCACTTTCAATACAAAACCACcctaatttattatttcatgaaattattatggttgctgtatataaaatattttatataagacCCCTTACATTTTGTAGATCATATGTCAACACTTATTCTTACTTTACTAGAAACAAATGGCATCAGACACTTGAAAATGGGATTCTAGATACTATATGAATTCTGcctcatattttctgtttttggtaAGTTTACTAGTAACTTTTTTTTGCCTCTACACTAATATTCCTAAAGATACAGATTTAGTTTCCACACCTTCATTACCCTGTCCAATGGATCATTTGCCTTATCTGTTCTACCTGGAGCTATGTACATACATGATGTGCATAGACATATGTAGAGATGCATACCTATGTTCAAAAAGTATAAGTGCATATTTGAAAGATT
The Acomys russatus chromosome 10, mAcoRus1.1, whole genome shotgun sequence genome window above contains:
- the LOC127194428 gene encoding actin-like protein 9, which translates into the protein MDVNGPKYWEPNRSFDLNSHPTSVNKNLLQELCGMVGKKIPSKMCAIVIDVGTGTCKIGYAGQTQPIYIVANVVGCQSKKQATMGQSKVQTFIGEAAHACPQLTLMQLVCNKIVVDWEAADLICCHILENDLQVATLDHPLLFTDPPFNPACNSEKLVEVFESLYSPAIYVAFQSVLSVYDNGCVNGLVLDTGHRVSYTVPVLQGYNLPNGIQRLGLAGHNLTTFLAEKILRSSFLLKKKDTDIVESIKHQFCYVTSDFQKEQGHPDAKFQRCLKLPDGQMVTAGKELFQCPELLCHPPETLGPSSLGLHSMVEQSLCSMPQELRADMEQNVLLCGGSSLFPGFESHFKDELQRCLCPQDQVFEAAHPNRNLSVWIGGSILASLCAFQSRWILREQYNKQDPNIVHRKCS